The Bombus huntii isolate Logan2020A chromosome 1, iyBomHunt1.1, whole genome shotgun sequence genome contains a region encoding:
- the LOC126870264 gene encoding uncharacterized protein LOC126870264 isoform X1, with translation MEKRQPTMITTSEASLHANLLTTTGQRLTPTGKISHAKTRVYTQRYRKEWEQMPDFKGWLTSVPFQSTRAYCLYCKKNLHAHRLSLLKHTCTMKHQRSALSHEAEEKKKAAARKANAVEEVEIEEVEEIEAIEHTQTEIEENEDEVEYVVERLETDDELDEAQIKDPIEDVGAEAEDEEDEEDDDVEDMHMPSDEEDVKHSIKKIKIGRVENCEDSLTEAMDHMQSEYLEESDNQETVQMEIVVESEDQSNSDMQVVSILPDTEDSSKESSKESRENGRAIRRGDSKLDRKSAKLLVNQDECKQQGDSGIMVACPLPILGTAYQISSSVAPSTNTIGVLQPVNTIPIAPAQSKTITLATGGKTLTLTGGTFQPGAQYVLSKLKGKFPTLVMADKKTTIVANQAEDAAKGAQINKDQLDVASTSYQSPKRHVLLKTVNNPTIKKPRISTHVMDTSKGLPIGGLQVSLYKLMDGRWTFLNERSIFLCSSNTSPNGRCVDLVDNMKVNFTAGRYKIHFDVDKYFTLRRIETMYPFIEIVFDVKNPAGHYHIPVLLSPFGYTTYRGSER, from the exons GATGGTTGACGTCCGTGCCATTCCAATCAACACGAGCTTATTGTCTGTATTGCAAGAAAAATCTCCATGCGCACCGACTTTCTTTGTTAAAACATACATGTACGATGAAGCATCAACGATCAGCTTTGTCACACGAAgcggaagaaaaaaagaaggctGCAGCTCGAAAGGCGAACGCGGTAGAAGAGGTTGAAATAGAAGAAGTCGAGGAAATTGAG gCTATTGAACACACTCAAActgaaatagaagaaaatgaagatgAGGTGGAATATGTTGTTGAGAGATTAGAAACGGATGATGAGCTGGATGAAGCTCAGATTAAAGATCCAATCGAAGATGTTGGTGCTGAAGCTGAGGATGAAGAAGATGAGGAAGATGATGATGTAGAAGATATGCATATGCCTTCTGATGAAGAAGATGTTAAGCATTcgataaaaaagattaaaatagGGAGGGTG GAGAACTGCGAGGATTCCTTGACAGAAGCTATGGATCATATGCAGAGTGAATATTTGGAAGAAAGTGATAATCAAGAAACTGTACAAATGGAAATAGTTGTAGAATCAGAAGATCAAAGTAATTCAGATATGCAAGTTGTATCGATTCTTCCTGATACTGAAGATTCTAGTAAAGAATCGTCAAAGGAATCACGCGAAAATGGAAGAGCGATTCGACGAGGCGATAGTAAATTAGATAGAAAATCTGCAAAATTATTGGTGAAt CAAGATGAATGCAAACAGCAAGGAGATTCGGGAATAATGGTGGCATGTCCGTTACCTATTTTAGGTACAGCTTATCAAATTAGTTCCTCGGTCGCACCTAGTACTAACACCATCGGTGTGCTTCAGCCAGTGAATACAATCCCCATTGCACCTGCGCAAAGTAAAACGATTACTTTGGCGACGGGTGGAAAAACTCTGACTTTGACAGGTGGTACATTCCAACCTGGTGCTCAGTATGTGCTGAGTAAATTAAAGGGTAAATTTCCTACGTTGGTAATGGCTGATAAAAAAACTACAATTGTAGCTAATCAAGCAGAGGATGCCGCGAAAGGTGCTCAGATAAACAAGGATCAGTTAGATGTAGCAAGTACTAGTTATCAAAGTCCGAAAAGA CATGTACTTTTAAAAACCGTTAATAATCCAACAATTAAAAAGCCTCGCATTTCAACTCACGTTATGGACACTAGTAAAGGTTTACCAATTGGAGGTTTGCAAGTTAGCCTTTATAAGTTAATGGATGGGAGGTGGACTTTTTTAAATGAAAG ATCTATTTTCCTTTGTTCCAGTAATACGAGCCCGAATGGTCGATGCGTAGATTTGGTGGATAACATGAAAGTTAATTTCACAGCTGGACGTTACAAGATTCACTTCGAtgttgataaatattttacgctAAGAAGGATAGAAACAATGTATCCGTTTATCGAGATTGTTTTTGATGTAAAAAACCCTGCTGGTCACTATCACATACCAGTGCTTCTGAGTCCATTTGGTTACACCACCTACCGTGGTTCCGAAAGATAA
- the LOC126870264 gene encoding uncharacterized protein LOC126870264 isoform X6, which yields MKHQRSALSHEAEEKKKAAARKANAVEEVEIEEVEEIEAIEHTQTEIEENEDEVEYVVERLETDDELDEAQIKDPIEDVGAEAEDEEDEEDDDVEDMHMPSDEEDVKHSIKKIKIGRVENCEDSLTEAMDHMQSEYLEESDNQETVQMEIVVESEDQSNSDMQVVSILPDTEDSSKESSKESRENGRAIRRGDSKLDRKSAKLLVNQDECKQQGDSGIMVACPLPILGTAYQISSSVAPSTNTIGVLQPVNTIPIAPAQSKTITLATGGKTLTLTGGTFQPGAQYVLSKLKGKFPTLVMADKKTTIVANQAEDAAKGAQINKDQLDVASTSYQSPKRHVLLKTVNNPTIKKPRISTHVMDTSKGLPIGGLQVSLYKLMDGRWTFLNERSIFLCSSNTSPNGRCVDLVDNMKVNFTAGRYKIHFDVDKYFTLRRIETMYPFIEIVFDVKNPAGHYHIPVLLSPFGYTTYRGSER from the exons ATGAAGCATCAACGATCAGCTTTGTCACACGAAgcggaagaaaaaaagaaggctGCAGCTCGAAAGGCGAACGCGGTAGAAGAGGTTGAAATAGAAGAAGTCGAGGAAATTGAG gCTATTGAACACACTCAAActgaaatagaagaaaatgaagatgAGGTGGAATATGTTGTTGAGAGATTAGAAACGGATGATGAGCTGGATGAAGCTCAGATTAAAGATCCAATCGAAGATGTTGGTGCTGAAGCTGAGGATGAAGAAGATGAGGAAGATGATGATGTAGAAGATATGCATATGCCTTCTGATGAAGAAGATGTTAAGCATTcgataaaaaagattaaaatagGGAGGGTG GAGAACTGCGAGGATTCCTTGACAGAAGCTATGGATCATATGCAGAGTGAATATTTGGAAGAAAGTGATAATCAAGAAACTGTACAAATGGAAATAGTTGTAGAATCAGAAGATCAAAGTAATTCAGATATGCAAGTTGTATCGATTCTTCCTGATACTGAAGATTCTAGTAAAGAATCGTCAAAGGAATCACGCGAAAATGGAAGAGCGATTCGACGAGGCGATAGTAAATTAGATAGAAAATCTGCAAAATTATTGGTGAAt CAAGATGAATGCAAACAGCAAGGAGATTCGGGAATAATGGTGGCATGTCCGTTACCTATTTTAGGTACAGCTTATCAAATTAGTTCCTCGGTCGCACCTAGTACTAACACCATCGGTGTGCTTCAGCCAGTGAATACAATCCCCATTGCACCTGCGCAAAGTAAAACGATTACTTTGGCGACGGGTGGAAAAACTCTGACTTTGACAGGTGGTACATTCCAACCTGGTGCTCAGTATGTGCTGAGTAAATTAAAGGGTAAATTTCCTACGTTGGTAATGGCTGATAAAAAAACTACAATTGTAGCTAATCAAGCAGAGGATGCCGCGAAAGGTGCTCAGATAAACAAGGATCAGTTAGATGTAGCAAGTACTAGTTATCAAAGTCCGAAAAGA CATGTACTTTTAAAAACCGTTAATAATCCAACAATTAAAAAGCCTCGCATTTCAACTCACGTTATGGACACTAGTAAAGGTTTACCAATTGGAGGTTTGCAAGTTAGCCTTTATAAGTTAATGGATGGGAGGTGGACTTTTTTAAATGAAAG ATCTATTTTCCTTTGTTCCAGTAATACGAGCCCGAATGGTCGATGCGTAGATTTGGTGGATAACATGAAAGTTAATTTCACAGCTGGACGTTACAAGATTCACTTCGAtgttgataaatattttacgctAAGAAGGATAGAAACAATGTATCCGTTTATCGAGATTGTTTTTGATGTAAAAAACCCTGCTGGTCACTATCACATACCAGTGCTTCTGAGTCCATTTGGTTACACCACCTACCGTGGTTCCGAAAGATAA